In Bernardetia litoralis DSM 6794, the genomic window GAAGATAGCGAACATAGAGAATTACAAACTTCTTATTTTCGTGCAAGAAATATGTATGAAGCATTAGATAAACTTTATTTTGGGAGAGAAGTTAATTCTATTACAGTGTATAGTGTGGTAATGAATCCTTCGGCGTAAATTTGTTGGTCGTTGGTAAGGACACTAATAACAACAGTTTTATCCCCAACCTCCTACAATTTTAAAGTCATTGTCATTATCTTTTTGTAATTGAATAGAGAAAGGAATTTTCTGTTTTTTATAGGTAACAATATTTCCTCTAAATCGAAAAGAAATAGTGTTAGGATTTGTAGATTGGGAATAATCTATAAAATTTACTTCAAAAATAGATAATAAAGTTTGATAATGATGTTCTTCGTAATTACCTTTTGGTTCTAATTTGAGATTGAAAATTTCATAAATATATTGCTCATCATTCATTCCTAAATCTTCTATTTGAGCAGAATAATTTGTAGAATCACAAAGGGAAATAAACTCATTCCAGTTTTGAGTTTCGATGGTTGAACATATTTTTCGTAATTTATTTTTTACTTCTTGATTTTCTAAAGAATCAATAGGGTAAAATAATTCTGCTTCTAGTTTTTGAGAAATAGAATTTTTTTCTGAAGAATAATTACAAGAAAATAGGAGGCAAAGACCAAAAATAAGGAGTGAAAAAAGCTTCATAGTTGAGATTTTTTATAAAAATACAAAAAAACTCCTTTCATAATTTTAATAAAATTGAGATTATGAAAGGAGTTTTTTATAAAAGAAGAAACTAGAACTTATTCAATCCCTAACTCTTCTTTCATTTTACGAACATATTGTTCGATTGCTCCTGTCATAGATGGTGCATTTGGAAGAGGTGCTTCAATATCCAATCGCAAATTATGGTCACGAACACCTTGTGCTGTTGTAGGACCAAAGGCTGCAATACGAGTTTCATTTTGCTTGAAATCAGGAAAGTTATCAAATAAAGATTTGATTCCTGAAGGACTAAAAAATGCAATTACATCATAATTTACATTTTCTAAATCGGACAAATCACTAGAAACAGTTGCATAAATAACAGCTTCTGAGTGTTCAATATCATTCTCTTTCAAAAAATTAGGAATGTCATCTCTACGAATATCTGAACACGGAAATAAGAATTTTTCTTTTTTGTGTTTCGCAATTACCTTGTTTAAATCATCTGCTGTACGTTCACCTACAAAGAGCTTGCGCTTACGAAGATTAATATATTTTGGAAGATAGATGGCTGTTTGTTCTGAAACACAAAAATATTTCATGTCATCAGGAATAGTAATTTTTAGCCCTTTACAAAGTGTAAAAAAATGATCTACTGCATTTCTACTTGTGAAAATTACTGCTGTATGGTCTAAAATATTAACACGCTGCTTTCTAAAATCACGTAGAGAAACAGGCTGCACCTCAATAAACTGTCTAAAATCTACTTTTATATCATATCTTTGAGAAAGATTGTGATAAGGCGATTTGTCTGTTAATGGAGCAGGCTGAGAAATTAGTACACTACGGATTTGCTTAGGAGCAGGTTTTGGGTGTGAGGCATTAGCTTCGTTTGCCATATCGTTGCAAAAATTGGTTTGTTAAAAACTACGACTAAAACTGTTTGATTAAAATTAAATTTTACTTTATTGGAAATAAATCATTAATTAAATAGTGATTTATTCAGAAAATAATTTATATTTACGCAAACTATAAATACAGAATTATATTTTGTTCTAAGTCTGTAAATGTTAATTGAACTTAACTAATACACCAATGAATAGCAATTTGATTAAAAATTGGACTTAATCAAAAATACTATTAAACTGATTTCTTTAATTAAGAAACTGAGATAATCCATTTTGAAACTATCAAAAGAGGAATTATTTCTGTGGCGCAAAGGTACGAAAAAAGATATAACTTACTAACATTTGTGCGTGTAAACAAATAATAACTAACTAATAAACTGTGAGTTAGAATAGAAAAAGCTACCAAAACAACAAAATAAGAAAGAAAAGAACTATCACTACTCTCTAAAGTAGGTACATAAAAAGAATCTACTAGGAAAGAAAATAATACTGTTGTTATAAAAATCAGACTCATCACAAATGTATTTCCTAAGATAAGAGCCTGTGTATGTTGCTCACTAACCTGACTACTTTTGAAAAAAAGTTTGCCCATAAGTTGAATCCAAAATAATCTAAAAGCTGCAATACACAAACACCAAAAGGAAGCATAGAGCCAACTCAAAACAAAAGAAAATAGACTATTTTTGATAATAAAATAACTATTTGTGGTTGTTCCATAAAGCTCTATATAGTTATAAAAAATCCAAACAAAACCCATTACCAAACTAAAATAAACTATATAACCTATTTGAGGTAATAATTCAGTTCTTTTAAAAGTTTTGGCAGGTCTGAAAAAATAATCCCAAGATTCCCCAAAGGCTTCTGTACCAATAATAGGATAAATACTAATTGAAAAAGTAACAATAATTCCGACCATAAACCAGTTTATCATCAAAATCCAATCTGGAAGGGGAGATTTGGGTTTTTGTGCTGTTGTAGGATTTATCACTGTTTTTTGGACTATTTTTTCTTTGGTAAAACTATTTTTTTGAGTGAGAATATAAGCAGAATAGGGTTCAATGATTTGGTTTTGAGGTTTTTCTTGATAAACAGTTAGCATCAAAAAGCCATTAAAATCCCTATAATTATAACTACCTTTATCAGAATATAAATTTATCAAACTATCATAAGAAATTTCTATATATTCGTTTTTGCTAACAATTGAAGAAAAACGAGTATTCCAAAATAGTTTTGCATTTTGTGGCAGAGCAATACCTAAATAATGATTTTTGTAATCATTTAGGTTTTTATTAAAATCAAAAATCAAATGCAAAGCTCGGTATTGGCTATGAACAGTTGGTAAATAAGGAACATAACTTTCTAAATCTTCGTCATAAACCACCCAATTTTCGCTCAAAGTTTGATAAATTGAACTAGATTCTACAACAGGTAAAGTAGATAAAGCCATTACAGAATTTTGAAAACTCAAAAAAACCGTAAAAAATAAGATAAAGCAAGAAAAAGAAGATAGTAGAGAATTATAGAAACGTTTCACACTTATTCGAAAAATAGTTGTTATTTCGCAGACTAAAGCCTACGGTACTTTTTGCACACCTTAAAAGGTACGCTACATTTATTTATATTGCAAAATTAGCTAATTTCTTTTTAAAATATGATTTTTCTTTTTTGGTTACTCTTTTTTAGCATTTCTTTTCTGAGTGTTTTTACTTCTCTTATCTCCAAAAATGGTGAAAGTATTCAAGTATTTTTATTGCCTTTATTAGTTGGATTGTTATATTTTGTGAGTAACGATAAAAAAATAAAAAATAATTTTCTATCCTTTCCAAAAAATAATTCAAAACAGTTTCTATTTCTGATTTTGGGAAGTATTTTGATTTGGATTTTGAATGCAATTCCTGTTTTGAATATTTTCGAACTTACTAGCGAGTTTCCATTTCGTATTCCTTCCAAAGATTCTGTTTTTTATGCTCGTCTATCTGAGCGATTATTAACTTCTGATTATGAGAGTTTTTTTGCTTTTCATAATGATACACCTGCTGTTTTGGGAACTTCTCCTTACCATTTTTTTGAATTATGGCTAACAGCTTTTTTCTCCAGATTATTTTCTATTTCTGGTTTTTTGGCATATTCTTTAATTACATTGCCTCTTCTTCAAATTACTGTTTGGATAGGTTTTTTATCTATTTATCAAAAATTTAATGTAGAAAAAAAAGATGCTAATTTATCCTTTTTAGCTTTTATTTGGTGTTTTGGGTTGCTGTTTTTGGGTGGGATTTATTTTTCTTTTTATCAATATAGTAATTTTTTTTCTGCTACTTATTGGCTCTCAAACACTATTTTTACAGGGCTTTCAGAGCATTATTTTTTTTGGACGGCAGCACTTATTTTTTATACATCAAAAAATTATCGTGCAATTATTTGGATAATTTTTAGCCTTGTTTTTGTTTCGCCTACGCTCTGGGCATCGTGTTGGGCTGGGCTTTTTGTGATGGGAATAATTTTGTTGTATCAAAATAAAATAGAATTTTTGAAAAAATATAAAGTAGAAAGTACTTTGTTTTTTC contains:
- a CDS encoding DUF4271 domain-containing protein; the protein is MALSTLPVVESSSIYQTLSENWVVYDEDLESYVPYLPTVHSQYRALHLIFDFNKNLNDYKNHYLGIALPQNAKLFWNTRFSSIVSKNEYIEISYDSLINLYSDKGSYNYRDFNGFLMLTVYQEKPQNQIIEPYSAYILTQKNSFTKEKIVQKTVINPTTAQKPKSPLPDWILMINWFMVGIIVTFSISIYPIIGTEAFGESWDYFFRPAKTFKRTELLPQIGYIVYFSLVMGFVWIFYNYIELYGTTTNSYFIIKNSLFSFVLSWLYASFWCLCIAAFRLFWIQLMGKLFFKSSQVSEQHTQALILGNTFVMSLIFITTVLFSFLVDSFYVPTLESSDSSFLSYFVVLVAFSILTHSLLVSYYLFTRTNVSKLYLFSYLCATEIIPLLIVSKWIISVS
- a CDS encoding uroporphyrinogen-III synthase, producing MANEANASHPKPAPKQIRSVLISQPAPLTDKSPYHNLSQRYDIKVDFRQFIEVQPVSLRDFRKQRVNILDHTAVIFTSRNAVDHFFTLCKGLKITIPDDMKYFCVSEQTAIYLPKYINLRKRKLFVGERTADDLNKVIAKHKKEKFLFPCSDIRRDDIPNFLKENDIEHSEAVIYATVSSDLSDLENVNYDVIAFFSPSGIKSLFDNFPDFKQNETRIAAFGPTTAQGVRDHNLRLDIEAPLPNAPSMTGAIEQYVRKMKEELGIE